TTGCCACCCGAGCTACGCTCGGTTCCAAAGAGATTGCGTTTGTGTTAAGGTGAAGGAGATAGCAGAGGAGCAGGCTGTAAATTTTACGACCAGCTTGTGAACAGGTTTAAAGTTCAATATCCAGCCCATTGCAACCATTGGGCCAAGCTCAGATTTCGATATTATATATGACCCAAATCCCTACCTAACGCGTCCACTGGGTGTGCTCGGGCCTAAATTCCAGCCAAGATGTTGGACTCAGACCAGAAAAACGCATCATAAGTTTTTTTATGAAACTAGTGAAATGTGCTAGGTAGCAGACGTGCGTTTTGCAATGTGGAACAGGTTAGTACTAGTAGTACAGATTCAGAAAAGTGACAGAAATAATGCAGAACTACACAGCATCTTTCTTGTTCACACCAGACGTTTCTACCGTCTCGGTTTCAACTTTCACAGCACTGCCCGCCGGCGGCGGTTGTGATTCCACCAGGCGGGCCGGCGCCGGTGCCGTCTGCGTACGCGCTCCGCTCAGGGACGGGTTACTCGTGATCATGGCCAGATCCACAAAAAATTGCTCGTCGTTTACGTTCAAGCAGCACGGCGCGCCATTCCCCCCGCTTGCTGCTCCATCGTGACCAGCCGCCTCCAAGGTCAACGCCCTGCTCTGGTAAGGGTAACTGCCATAAGGCGTGCCCCCAGGGGCGGCGGCTGCCCCGCGACAGTTGGCGTCGCCGTTGAAGAACGGCTGCTGCCGCGGCAGGAACGACGACGCCGCCAGCATCTGCGGCTGCGACGAGGACGTGTTGCCCGGCGGCTTCACGCCTCGGTAGTTCTGGTCGTAGTAGCACTGCAGGGACACCTGCGGCCTGGACGCCGTCCCAGGGTGTCGCCGCGGTGGGTTCCCCGGGACGCCTAGGTTCTCCAGGGATGGAGACCGCGTCGTCATCGTTGCCGTCGTCTGGCCGAAGCGGTGATCTCTCGCATCCGTGAAGGGCTGGTATAGTACCGGTGTTTGttgtgttggctgctgctgcacaAGTCTCTGGCCGTTGAACGCGCCCGCCGTCTGCCGCTGCGTCATCTGTGGTGCCTGCCTACTGTGTGCACCCGTTGGCTGACCTGGTACACCGTAGTACGCTTCCGTCCTGGGGCCATTGCTGGTGGAGCAGCTCATCGCTTGTGTGGATGCACTACTGCCTAGGGTCCCAGGACGGACCTTCTCGAGCATGGGCCGCTTGCCGGCTTGTTTCTCTGAAAAGATGGAGCCCGCCGTGCCTTGGCCGTGCTGCGTGGGGGAGCACGCTTCTTCGTCGCCGTCGTTGCCCTCACACGCGGAGCTGGTGCCTTCCTCGCCGGCGTCAGCCTTCTTTTTGTGCTGTGGGGACACGTAGATCTTGCACACGACGTACTCGTCCAACTGCAGGCAGTTAGCTTATTATTAGCGATCAGAGCACATATATATAGGCGCCTACAgaatcaaatgaaaaaaaatagtAGAAAGAGAGATTCACCATGTTCTTTGGGCCGGCCTTGTCGAGCTTGATCTCGAAGCACGGGACCTTGAGCTCGAGCATGATCCACTTGGTCCTCACCTCCTTCTTGGGGACGCCCTCGAAGTAGTTGAGCACGCTCCTGCAGAAGGTGATGCCGTTGCAGACCACCTTCTGTTCCACCTCCTTGGAGGCCGTGGACGCCTTCCAGCGCCCGCGGCCGTCCCGCGTCTTGCGCGCCGGCCTCACGCCGTTCCCATACATGCGAGACCTCGGCGACAGGAAGTACCACTCCTCCTGGTCCACGCCCTTGTGCTCTGCCAGTGCCATATGATGGCCACCAGAATGCATGCCATGAGGTCAGGTACGCAAACAAAAAGATAACATTTCAGCAAAGTGAGAAACAAATCGCATAAATCAACAGCCACAAATAGCCTACCTTTGGTGAGCATGTCTGGGTGGCACAAGTAGACGTCGCACTCGGTGATGCAGTCGTTGGGCACGGTCGGCTGGCGCCTCAGCCTGGGGACGAGATAGTACTCGACGAGTTCCTCGTCCTTGGGCTTGAACCGGAACCCGATCgggtactcctcctcctcctcgtggtCTCCCGCCATCCCGACGACGGCCGACGAACTCACGGCTCTGACGAATAGGCGGTGGTGATGTCTACGAAGGAGAGACAGGTGTGCCTCCTTTTTGTGTTGGACACGGCGACGCCTCACACATTTATAGTGAGTGGGCCGGCTCGGGCCTGAAGACGTATTCGTTTCGGATCAGGAAACGGGGTCCGTTTGGACTCGAACAGTTCCGGTTCGGAGAGTTGGGCCAAGGCAGGATAGTGGGCCGCTGGCAGAACTGAGCGCCGCAGCGGAGAGTTGGCCCAAGACAGGTTTGTGGGCCGCTCGCACAACCTAGTCGCCGCAGCCCGCATCGGGACTCCGACCAGCACGCCGCGCCATCCGGCGGCCGAGCAAATCAGGAGGATGGCAGCGCTCGGTCCGGCCGGCGTTACGCCATTGAAGGCGCCGCATCCGCATCAATGGTCCGGTCCGGCGCCAGTCGCGAGCCGCGTCTTATCACATCTCATCATCATCGCCTAGTTGTTGCAGCTTGCAGGGGCAGCACAGCAATGCCAGCATCTTCATCTTGGTCAGGCCACTGCTGCGTGATGGTGCGCCTACTCTCCCTGTTCCCTTCGCGGGCCTGGCCGCTATACTACACTCGAGATGCTTTGCCACAGTGACGGACGCCGCTGGGGCTGGGCGGCTGGGCGGCTGGCAGGGGCCGTCAATCTGTTGCAGACTTGCAGGAGGCAGCCACGCGGGGGGCTGCGATTGTACTACTCGGTGAGATTCAAATTCAAGTCCATCTTGCGAGTtgcgacccactgctccctccctTCAACGTTCAATATATATAGAAATTTTACTTAAGTTTAGCTAAGTAGACATATTATAAAGATATATATTTTATGATGACTCTAATTAtagctatttgatatcataaataatattactattttgACCTATTTAGTTCAAGTTGAGATAGATGACTTGATAAGAGCTatgattttgtttttcttttacggAAGGAACAGTACAGTATTACAAGAGTAAATGTTTTTTAACCAAAATTCTTGTCTTTATATATGTGACCAGTGAAGGGCGTGGACGCTTGCGGTTGGCGCTTTAGTTAGAAAAAAGAAAAGCAGCCATACAGTACTGCCTCATCCATTGCTATTGCATGTAGAGAAGTTGCATCCGAATATCCGACGCCAGCGATGGACGGAGGAGGCCTTGCTTTTCCCTGCGCTGTGATTgacttttcatttttatttttatagcAACCTTCTGGTTCTGGAGCAGTAGCTTTCGGCTTTGAACGAAGGAGGAGCGCCGGTCCCCTTTGGCCCTTTCTCGCTCCCTCACGGCCTCCTCACCTCTCACCCGCAGACACAAGCAAAAAAAAAGCGGCaaggagaaagaaagaaagaaagaaagattgCTCAAAAAGACTCGAAAGGCATGCATGGCGCTAGGGCTGCCAttgccaaccaaccaaccaagtgTAGGAAAGGCGGGCAGCAATGCACGAGGGAGGGACAGCCCACCACTCGGACGCAGTCGCGGTCAAAGCCTAATGAACCGGCCCGCGCTTTTGAGTGACACCGTGCGCGGTCAGGCAAAGCGGTTTTTAGTCACTGCGGATGGGATTCGCCGAAAGATGGTCGTCTACTGCTATAATAGCAGTCCTTCAGACCCTCACATGTCAAAGCATGAGGGGAGAGCCTTCTTTTTTCATTGCAATCACTGGGCTGCCGCGTTGAGCATGTTCGCTGTTTAGAGATTCGCTGAACAGTCTTATGAGACAGAGGAAGAGAGACCTGTGGATCTGCGAGAGCGGAGACTGGCCTGCCCCTGCATGGGACATCCTGCAGAACAGCGTTAGTACAGCGTTGGAGGTAATTGCAGGACTCGGCTGGGTCCATGGGCCATGGGCCGTggctccatgcatgcatgcttatCGAACAGACAATGATTTTTTAACGGATTTGTTTTGTTTCCTCTAGTTCAAGAAGCAACCGATCCGAGCTGTAAATAATGCATTAAACTACTCTATCTGGCGCTGTGAAGGGATTTGCTTTGCACTTGCATGCAGACGACTAGACTACCGCAGCAGATCCCGGACCCGCTGAGCACGAGACGTTGTGAGAAAGACGGCGATCGATCGTGGCCACCGACCGGGGTAGCAGTAGCACCGCGCCTCGACCGGAGGATTGGTCGCACGCACAAGCCCCAGCACGTCTGCACGTACGAGCGATCAAATCGGCATCTCGGCGGACCACTTGAAGAGCAGTAGAACCATTGTGCTTTGCTCGTACTGCACGGCTGCACCGGCCAGCCGGCCGCAAACCTCTCGGACAGGCCTCGATCGCCTCGTCCTCTATCATCGATCAGGAGACGCACAGGCACAGGGTCACAGGGATGCAGGTCTGCGAGCCTGCGCGGCTGCGCCCAGCCTCTAGATCAAACGGCTACCAGTCCAAGAGCTACCCACAGCTCCACGGCTGGCCTTGGCTATGGCAGCAGCTTTACCTATGTTCAGAGATCCTGATCAGATCCATCCATCTTTTGGGCTGCGCAGGGATGCTACAGTACCCTGCCGCTGAGCCTGCTATGCGCTCAGAGCGGCCGTCAGGTACTGTAGCCCGCTCGAGCTTCCGGCAAGCCTGGCAGGTCAAAGGTCACTGACCCTGCCATGCCTGCCCAAGCTGCGTGCTCCTACTCACACCAGCAGGCGAAAGGTGGGGAGAAGGTATGGACATAACCCAGAGGTGCAAGGCCAAGGCGAAGCTGACAAAGGGATTAGATGCTAATGGCGACTTTAGTGTTTAGCACACACCAAATTGCTAGGATATGTCCATGTGATGAAGTTTGGCTAAGCAAAATTTACTGTAACCTATAGCAAATGTTACCACTCAAATGTGAACCCACTAAGTAGTCGTAATAGATAAAAACTCTCTGTTTATAAGGCACGGTTTGGACACGGTTTCCTAAATTAA
Above is a genomic segment from Miscanthus floridulus cultivar M001 chromosome 3, ASM1932011v1, whole genome shotgun sequence containing:
- the LOC136546356 gene encoding uncharacterized protein — encoded protein: MAGDHEEEEEYPIGFRFKPKDEELVEYYLVPRLRRQPTVPNDCITECDVYLCHPDMLTKEHKGVDQEEWYFLSPRSRMYGNGVRPARKTRDGRGRWKASTASKEVEQKVVCNGITFCRSVLNYFEGVPKKEVRTKWIMLELKVPCFEIKLDKAGPKNMLDEYVVCKIYVSPQHKKKADAGEEGTSSACEGNDGDEEACSPTQHGQGTAGSIFSEKQAGKRPMLEKVRPGTLGSSASTQAMSCSTSNGPRTEAYYGVPGQPTGAHSRQAPQMTQRQTAGAFNGQRLVQQQPTQQTPVLYQPFTDARDHRFGQTTATMTTRSPSLENLGVPGNPPRRHPGTASRPQVSLQCYYDQNYRGVKPPGNTSSSQPQMLAASSFLPRQQPFFNGDANCRGAAAAPGGTPYGSYPYQSRALTLEAAGHDGAASGGNGAPCCLNVNDEQFFVDLAMITSNPSLSGARTQTAPAPARLVESQPPPAGSAVKVETETVETSGVNKKDAV